The Danaus plexippus chromosome 17, MEX_DaPlex, whole genome shotgun sequence genome contains the following window.
AGCTGAAATCTATAAAGTGGATGAACGAGAGGGCTACATCAAACAAAGCTTATGTTCCTACCAGGGTAAGTGATTAACTCACGAGTTCCAAACAAacatgttatttgttttgctactttaaatacttacataatataaagttaacaaAACGTAACCATTTAGTTTTACAAAGAGTGCAAAGTACATCTAGCTTTGAGATGTCTGTTatctatttttagttataaccatatatattttcgtataaaatagcaattctttgtttacaaaaatgtagattatgcttttttttaagtttctaatacttttattacaatatttcactaacattttttttttttaatttttgtgttgGCTCAGAAATATAGACTGAAATCTCGAAATATAATTCCTTTTCTATGAAGCAGATTTTTTATACTCCCTTTATtgtcaatatttatacaactaTGACCTCAAAATTGTTGAAAACTAAAAGTTAAGGAATAAAGTAGGAATTCACAGCATTCAAGTAATAAGACAGAATCTGtctttgtttttcttattatatataattcattaaacaGTTCATCAAATTTAGTATcatgattaataatattaaaaaataaacaaactatttatttattctttttattataactaacataTAGAAGTTTGTAAAAATCtgtttatataacttattaaaaaataaatgtgactTTAGCATACCtacatatgataatattttatgaacaaattatatgggaaaaaagtgatttataatatttttgacataaactattaaatttattagaattatattcaGCAGACCATAGATGTATATAGgtacataattatttgaaaattacaaatgatatttataataaaaaaaattcataattgttTAGGTTTAcacaaactattattatgggtatgcatataaaataatattatccatACAGGTGGAAAACCTAGCCAATGTGTGTACCCACGCCTTGTGTGTGGCTCCAGCCTCATTCGGTGCCCGGGAGTTGTTAACTCGCTCCGTGAACGCCCCTCAGGCCATAGCCGCTGTGGTCTATGGCTTGGCTCTGTGTTTGCTGTTTGCTGTCTCGACCACATTCCATTCCGTATGCTGCTGCAAATCCGAAACGTGAGTTGCCTGTACctctaacatttttaaagagcTTTATCATATCCTTAAGATATAATAAGGGTGTCATTGagataatcaatatttttaaagactgGCTTAAATATAGAGAATGCTAATAAAAATGTCCTTTTACATTTAagcttttctttatttgattCTTGGTTTATAAACtttgttattgatattatatagttcCCTCAAAaagttagtttaatataatctaccttaacaataatatcacgtaattttttaaatacgcaGTTTCGATAAATGAATTTATCACTTCTAACATTCAGATACACTCTTCTAATACCTACAGAAAGGAATATCGTagaattgattttgtttttcttttataatccGTATTTGTGTTCACTGATTAAATTGAGTTAAAGTCAGTTGAAGTAGAAAATTGAAAAACGGTTGGAGTCCGCTGTACCCATGCGACGCGGTaggaatatgtttaaaaataattttataattttctttaaacgtGATCAACCAAACCTttcaaaacaacaaaaaatcatctcgtctgccacgatcacggttgctgaaaagtaaccgaaacgtcgggagtatgcagttttttacaaaaataaatcacgcgtagtttatccgaaaaatactagtttcatttaaatgaacaaaaaatcatCTGGAATCAATGCCTGGTGACTTACAGCAGATCTACGCACtaaataaacttacaaaacatgaaaatattatttaaaaaaattaacgataTTTTGCTTTCGATACCTCACTGTTTatctagataaaatataattattaaacttattgtgagtgttataaatattccgAATTTATTACACACAATAAATAGTTCTTGAAGCCGTCTatcaatttagttttattacaatctcCCCAAAACCACTGGCCATGATTTTTCAAATgctattatttacaataacataccaataatttgaaaatttacgaACCAAGTTCAATGCCTCATatggttaaaataattaaactcaatgtcaaaatattaaaatctattatactTACAAGACGATAGTTTAAAACATCTTAACCAGTAATAATGTTATCAGGCCCTACGAAACAGTCTGGTGCATAGCTCTATCGCATGAAAATTGGAATCCATACTAAAGAATTGCGTCATTtggctttaaaaaatacaaccttagaatagaattatatttagtgtGCTCTGTTAGACTTCTTCCACTTTCTTTCTAAtcgtaaaacaaattatagatatatttttcttagtgTTATGAATACTCTTAATCCACCAGCAGGGTAGGATCTGCAACAGCTCTCCCATTAACAGCAcacctataataatatattcggaCACATCTGCTTGGATGTTATTATACAATCCTATAAAGGACTAGCTGTTGGTTTCGACTTCGTCCTAATATTAAAACCCTTTTGAGATTAGCGATATCATCTTTAAGAGAcctcattaatttttttgcagaTCCCTCAAACCAATACTTAATAACAGTTTAATTATCTCGGAGCAATGAACtttcgatttaaaaaaaatgaaagttggcttttaattaaaagatagtTAGCGTATCAAAGATTTAGTTAAATTGTGAacttccttttttttaaatcggttAGAGAGTAgcgttaataattaattactccttataaataaacaatttatatggattttataaaaatgtaaacaaaataacagttcctttcttttattttgtgattactattatatattctactaATGACGATaattgtatatgtttttttttacaaagctTTGCCGTGCTCgctagtatttatttttattgcttgttATAAACGTTGGATATGCGTtatcctttatttttttatctattaatatattgtgcaCACAATTTGtcaattaagattttaatattcagaaaTTGAGACgggaataaaaacatttttttgaaaacaataaacttcgatatatttaattcgattatatttaaatgaaattatccTAAAAGAGTTTCCGAGATAGAAACTCcttgtgtaaaatattttgtaactgtAAATTGGtcgattaattgaaaaatatatttttttttttcttcaaaacgTATGAAGAAACGTTctcattatacataataatacatCTGCTTCACTGGTATGctaaatggaaatttaatgtttagtgTAATTATCTTGGTTTTgctattatttagaaaaaatataacataatttaaataaagcaacaaaacaaaagaattgTGCATTGGACGTTAGTCAGGTCAGGACGCTGTTCGAGCCCTACTCGAAATGTAGCACAAAAGCTTTTCTATGGTACACTTCTAAAGACGTCacagtttaaaaaatcacGTTAACCCAAATAAcagtcttaatttttatttttttataataaaaagtattttttttgctttgattgaaagaaataaaaaaaatatttacccgTCACATCGGGTTTTAAAAAAGTTGTCGACCTAGACACATCTTCAAAGGTTTTAAGATATCTGTCGGCgattgtttcaatttaaaaaaaaaaaacaaaataaacttttgcTAATgctgtcataatttttttttttgcactaataaaaagaaaatatcattaaaaactaGAGAAATACATCAGCACAAGAtgcaaattatattcttaggtttataattatatttctcgtacaaaaaattatatgttttgtaattttttgccTCAATCACTAATGATTGGGGTAATGTTGGGACGGAAAGCTAGCACCGATACTAGCTTAAGACTACTTTAAgacaaattgtatttataacattttgtttactatgaaggttaataaaaaactgatgACAAATATACGTAAAATACTCATATCGGTATATTGGATAGTTTCGAGCGATACACGCGCTGCACACGTTGTGATACTAAAGAGACACTTCacctttatctttataattacttCGTCATATGATCATTCtgctatgtatatatgtatatagattagcttatgtatatagatttttGTCACAgctctttgttatttttataaacatacaaaattagGTATtgcaaagttttataaaacgcGTTCAAAAATTGTAGATTAAAtaaagctttatattttttttgtatccatGCATGAAACAGCCAGTAATGatactttaaatgtaattataataataatataatttgggGCATTATATTCAGGTCCTTGTTCCGTCTACAATATACACTTCCGCTTAGTAATTAACTGTTCAGAAATTATAtgtctataaattatttttagtttccgTTGTttacaaatgatttattataataaaatatgaatataataaccaTTTTACATAGAATTAGAACAATTTGTAATGatttagaaatgaaataaaattattgccaTTAATACTTTGACTATGCAAACCTCtaggagttttttttttgccaacGAAGTTGCCTTTTTCGGCATTGTAATAAGTggaagtattaaattataaaatataaccgcGAAACGGATAGATATACTtgcatatgtataatattagtatgcaAAACTTATATAGAAAGTCGTTCCCTAGACTGATCGGAGTCCTTTGGGCCAATGCTTTCTTTTAAACTCGTGGAATAATTGTTTTAGACATTCCGATGGCAACAATGTATCATGTTGTATCAATGTGTTGCTTATTACCAAGCTCTGCGGTTGGTTGGACTAACAAACATTGTCCTCCATGCATACTTATAGGTAGATAAAATTGTTAGGTTTCGTTAGATTAACTactaagtattataatataaacatcctATTTTCTCAGATATATTTTCGTTGttctaacaatatttttatttaataatctctGCATAGAATGGAGTCTAAATATAGTTGAAACCTCCGTTTAATTTtcgaatgttaaaattaaattatagataacaaaattttaaaaatacaatcagACATAAGTACTATAAACAATTAGGTAGCGTCGGAGAGAAATTATGtcaaaacaaagttatttttatcaagttaattacatatttccCACGAGTTTAGACCTTTAGGTTAGTTAGTTTTATGTTTAGCTAACATTTGGAAATGTCTCTTTGGAGAGATATTAAGATTTTACGAATCCTTTTATGAATATCTGCTCGAAACGCCTTAAGACGCCGACATTTCAGTTACGCGATTTAAACTTTTACGTATCATCACATATGGTTTTAAAGAACAAGGTTAGGttgaaataatttcagttATTCCAAGAAACGTGAATCCTTACACAACTAGTGCCTGGCTTAAGCACTGTTACTTAGGCCTTAACACTGCATCGATCACATCTAAGGCTTCGCTATAGTATAACTCCGTAACTGCCAACTTACAGGATGTAATTTGTTACATTCGAATTGAGATGAGATTCAATTACAGACACTCTGGCCGCGGGAAGTGGACAAGAATGATCTCATTTGACAAATTGTACGTGAAAggtttttcatttatcttattttaggCCTACACgatactgtatttttttttttataaattactaaaagTTTATGaacgcaattttttttatttcacaattcaATTTCATTATCTTACTTCGAATTATTGCATTACAAtctcatgttatatatatctccttagaaaatataattgatcgttagattttttcttaaattctgtgttatattttgataacagACTGTTAATTTGTACTGAAGACAGATTATGTTACGGGTTCAAAGGCCCCTCTTCACTGTACACCGCAACTTGAACCGCATTGTGAAATTATCAGCCTATTGTTGTCACTCCTTTTTTGCCTTATAGCTTCTCGAAGACGTTTTTCATTTGCAGCGTACTCCTCTCCAAATACAGTAGCACCCTTTTTTacataatcaatatataagaTTTCTTTCGTTTTATAGAAAGTaggtattgtatataatttttccatCAGACAGATACATATACTTTCAATTCTTAGACCTGGTTCGAACCACCTCATCGAGTTCTATTTGAACACAAGTTCCCATCTTGTCACACCCATATCTAACATTTcatcattgtttttaaacaacagAGACCCGAAATCTCCAAGGCAAGCTCAGTTCTCTGCTTTTCATAGAGCGACCTGACATCGCTCAGAATCCATTTTAGTGTCATGGCCAGATCCAagtgttgtaaataaaaaaatatatttaatgaatcactaaaatagtttaaaaatcaaaatcagtGCGTTGACTGCTCGaaactaattattaatattttctcgcTTTTGTAATCGGCTTAAAGAGCCTTTGTTCTGTTGACAATGATGTCATTATGAAACTTCCTATTTGTCTCCTCAATAACTTGGTttgattaaaaagtttattataaacacagtatataaataatatataggtataatgTTTTACATGTTATGACGGAATCCTCTATCTGATATAATATACCTAACAACAGTTTAAGATAGTGAATAAAGTAGAAGGATTATATTACTCAATTTTCTTGTAACACGACTAATGTATTGTTGTCGCAATACAATTTATAGGTCTGTGGTATCATATAGTGACGCATTCTCGGCCTGTATTTATGAACAACACTCTCCATAGTGTCAACTGAATAAAGCCCCCTATTATGTTCTATATTTGGGTCACCGTGTGGATGAAGAACTATTGAAACTATTTGCTGTTAACTAGAAAATGCAACGAACACTGTTCAGTCACGTAACGTTGAATGGTTATTAGAAAactgtctttatatttttcataatccCGCTcgcgtataaaaaaataagatatatttttactaatttttttagGAGTAAAAAGAAAGTTAcagtcttttttatttatatacagtttaagaaaaaaataactatttcattGGGTCTTATGATCGGGTCTCAAAAATAGGACTGCGTAACAGGATATGATGGAAAACAGATTGCATAGTGTTGTCAGTAGATAGGAGACAATTTCAGTCCCATCTTACTGTAAACACATTACTACAGAGTATTTGAAACACCCACCAACCTACCACTCACGCTAGTCTATTACGTTAATAGTAAAagtgaaatatgtttaatctACTAAGCTCGTTTAGTTTAACTCCACCTGTGACCTGAATAAAAGTAGCAAACATTTCAGGAAGATGAAACACTTCCTCCACCGCTGCGACCGCGCCATGATCTACATATTCATAGCCAGCTCCTACTTCCCTTGGCTGACCGTGGGGACACTGTCATGTTGGATGCTCCGTGAACTGAGATGGGCTATCTGGCTGTTGGCTGTGTTGGGGATCACCTATCAGCAGATCTTTCACGAGCGGTACAAGATGTTGGAGCTCCTACTGTACTTGGTTATGGGACTCGGGCCTGCTGTGATTATTGTCACTTCAAATGTATGTCCGTTTTCAGCCTAATGCATGCTGTAGCTTgttaactaataagaattaactTGAAGTTCCTAATCAATATAATCGTGGCTTTTTCAATTTGAAGTTTgtgtagtaaaaaataatttccactCAAAAGTCAAAAGGCTATGCGATGTAGTCGGTACGTGCCCACTAtcctttattatatgaatgggATCGTTCTAATCatgataaaactatttttatcgTCCCCTGAAGTAATTGGTCCATTACTTGATCTTATTAACCTTTGAAAGTCACTCGGCTTATACGGTGAATGCTTATCAGTAAAAATAACTAGCAAGCGCTTcgatatatctatattattagtatgtagaagtattggttttaaatataatacaatttttttctttctctaATATGACTGTTGAGCATTCGTTacgttttagtttatttatatatccatATGTCTCAACttgttacagataataacagttatatttaggttaaaaaaaaataacatagattaattatagtttatcTGCGGATTAGCCCTAGTAGTattcatttatgttattttttttttactacttttatcaatatcttaaaagttacagataatacatatttattcagGCACCAACCTTCGAGATTTACGTATctgaaacgaaaaaaaaaaataaacatgtatcgataagaattaataaaaaaagagaaaatgtaattttaatattctattaaaagataatttgatAACATTATGGTGCATTTGTTATCGACAAGAGTTGACAGCTCTATTTATAACTGTCACTACGTTACAGTAAAGCTAATGGGgatcacataaataataaatgtacatcATATTCGGTCAGCTGTTCAAAACACTTTTGATGATTATTTTGCTAATATCAACTTTATTACAATGggataaatatcatttttaatatcgcACAGTCACATAtcttgattaaattataaataatttgtcctATTCTACAAATGAACCCTTAGTATGAGTGATACAATCGCTCCAGAAACCAAGAAGccataattaatacaattaagaAATCAAAAGCAATtggtaattaatgtaaaaattcaaACCTTcactaattacaaaataatgtttgtattaaataaaattagttatattaaaaatattctagaagacaatgaaaaaatgttaaagtgaTTTTAACTCAAGAATAGAAATGTTCTTTGATAGATAGTCGTAAATAGTGCCGTCAGCTAGAACTTAATAGTTCTGTTTAAAATCCGATCACTTTGCTCGCCCCAGTTTCAACCAAATCAAGTTTTTAAACTGATAACATCCCTTGCTTTGTTCATCTTACTGTGTTTAGGTAAACCACATCAGCATTatcttaatttgaatataaatgaagCTGGTCAGGCTTACGGGTATCTGTAGTGGGCGCGATTAAACTTTAACGATCGGCTCAAAGGCTTATACGGTTGACCTTATGTCGAAACACGATCGTCGCTACAGTGAAGgtgcttatttataattaaactacaAATATGGCTTCTAGATAAATACCCATTACCCGGGTTTCTAAACTAATGATAAACAAAAGCATTCCcaaagtattataattgaaatattctcgttatatttagtatttagaTAAGTAACAATACATTGTATCAAGGAACACAAATGtagcattttaatatttataggctACACGTTCTAAGACACAGtggtaataaattatcttcCTGGAGATTTCCCAGGGCGATACAACTGCGTTGGAGGTACTTATTCAATTtgttgatatatatttctttgggaatgtttttgttcttgtaaattttaaattcaaacacgTGTTGCTTTGGATTATtctaagtttaatataaattccgCACTGGCCTTAACCTTTGTTCAGTCTAATATTACAAACGTGGAAGTAGCTCACCTCTGTATGTTGTTTACGCaaagttatgaaaaatatatgtatcaaaGATGCGgtcagattatttttaatgtgaattataaaattcaacataCAAAATGTGATCTTTTTCCTACGTTTGGAGTGTATTCGCTATGCAGTAAAAGGCATATACAAGTAGCACTTAATTATTTCTCACTTTACCCTCGCTAAACAGACCGGCTTGTTGAAGGGTTTCAAATACGCTCAAAAGGCACACTTAAACTTATTTGACGGCATTGAATTTGTCTTTATTTGTGCTATATAAtacagattttataataatcttgtCTACTGATTAACTTTTTTCAATGTCACACGTGAAACTATCAAAAAGGTATCTATTCGTTCGTCAACATATAgcatatgataaaataaactataagaTAATCCCCCAAAAGTGAATAAAATCCGCGATTTTTTCTTACTGCATCCAATACATTTGTTATgtggattatttttattggaagATAACGTTACACGCAATACTCAGTAATGGATTAAACCAGGACTGTtatgtaacattaatatacCCAGACTGTTATGATGATACAGGTACTAATCAGAGCCTTATGAAAGAtgaaaagagttttttttttaagctatgGCTGCATTCGCAcaggaatcgtggaatattttgctaatgtctatgtttttatttgctgGATGAAtgacaaaaagttttatatatacgtataagtcatttttatttctttcacgGAAATATAAAACGGTTTGTTTctcttttttcttatattttttaaacgtcaATCAATTTGACTTAATAACAATTCCATTATGTAGAGGAAATTGCTATAATCgcaactataaaaaatatcacgaGTGCGAGTTTAAAGTGGCGTAGTTTACAGCGGCCCATGTGCTAGTCAATATTCTTCGAATAGTTGGCACTTCATGAATTTTCGAGAAATTACTGAATTTAAAGCATTAAAATCGGCATAGCTtcttttttaaacatgaaaatGCCAATAGAAGATTGAATATGTAgctatacattaaattttacgtCCGTAGTGGATTTTGAAATACTCGTTAAATACAATAGAACAGTTGATAGATGCGTTACAAAACAGAATGTGTTAGCTTACACTTATTATTGACTTAAATATctgatacaaattttaaaccgCAAATAGCTCTTAGTACTTGCAAGAACAGGTGAGAATGTAAATTTACGCTCATATTTGATATCCACTGGCCTTGATGGCCTTGGTTGCGTGTTTTAGttaatgttcatttatttaaggTAACGCAACATGCGATAGGTGGAAgaaattttgtgattttttttttaatgttcttttatttttaataaaactaatgaaatatatataaaaaataatcactaaAATGTTACTCTCCATTTGTCTTGAATCCCTTTGACAACGAACAATTGTCTTTCTATCATACGTACCTATTATAACCCATTGGATCTCTGGCTTAAGGTCATCTCGTTTACTGTTCCCGAAATAGACTGAATGCTTCGTTATATAAAGAAGccatttttgttgtttatattttcgtgCGAATGATTTCTTTTAAGTCAAATCAGACCAGATATAAGTGAGCAGTTTGATCAATtcttttagaatatatatagagCAGTTATCTGCCGTCCCAGTGCggacattaattaaaagaaagaaggaaattttatttcactaatgttatatttgatCATAGTCAGAAATTCACTCAACTTCAAACTGCACGCGTAACATTCATCATTAAATCtttgaaaatttacaataaagttaTGTTGTAATTCAATACTATTTCAAGCAACTCTAtagtattagtttttaaaaattatttttttgaaagatCTCggtataatacatatatatttttatataattatttttaaagatcttATAAACACGCTATCTAAAGGTTACCACCTCCTGCAgcgtagttttaataaaatcattttctcACAGCCCTAACGGA
Protein-coding sequences here:
- the LOC116771072 gene encoding monocyte to macrophage differentiation factor — encoded protein: MGDVVSLFSVIIMKFKSKFNESKIFFHYNFPWDKLKSIKWMNERATSNKAYVPTRVENLANVCTHALCVAPASFGARELLTRSVNAPQAIAAVVYGLALCLLFAVSTTFHSVCCCKSETKMKHFLHRCDRAMIYIFIASSYFPWLTVGTLSCWMLRELRWAIWLLAVLGITYQQIFHERYKMLELLLYLVMGLGPAVIIVTSNHQFPAMHDLKMGGLLYLIGVFFFKSDGRIPFAHAIWHVFVALAASVHYLAILRHLFPELNTE